Proteins from a genomic interval of Gossypium hirsutum isolate 1008001.06 chromosome A09, Gossypium_hirsutum_v2.1, whole genome shotgun sequence:
- the LOC107943572 gene encoding LRR receptor-like serine/threonine-protein kinase ER2: MPKDFEINRYPMKLNLFYMYLNKLKFENWTAASAINFIAMKSYSYTCIPTFFLLSVIVITSAITRATNDDSQWLAAEAKALRETGWWSNYKKRVRNHCMWPGIRCNAGSVVDIDLSGHGLNGGITPQIGALSKLKLLNLSLNSLTGELPSSLGNLTQLAVLDLSYNYLHSIPSEIQNMENLVSLNLSGNSIFFMSSKIFNLKKLMTLHLRNCRLSGTIPPNIGELESMVNLDLSNNWFFGPIPSSISNLTNLASLFLQSNQLDGSIPEDIGRLTNLVALNLSPSYLFGPIPSSVSNLTNLAPLSLQRNQLNGSIPEDIGRLTNLVELDLSSNKLSGHIPSSLGQLTKLESLYLYHNQISSFIPPNLGSLSNLWYLSMASNLLEGPIPHEIESLKALKCLDLSDNKLSGSIPTQIGNLSNLTYLILANNYLSVRIPLQICYLSLYQLDLSHNFIGGDIPSQLFNLSHSTNIDISHNLLQGVIPSQFGSLTQLRVSRFPNIDLSRNNLMGMIPRISIC, translated from the coding sequence ATGCCTAAAGACTTTGAAATTAATAGATATCCAATGAAATTAAATCtgttttatatgtatttaaataagcTCAAGTTTGAGAATTGGACTGCAGCTTCAGCCATCAACTTCATAGCTATGAAATCCTACTCCTACACTTGTATCCCTACCTTCTTTTTACTCTCTGTAATTGTAATCACTAGTGCAATTACAAGAGCAACGAACGATGATTCACAATGGCTGGCAGCAGAGGCAAAAGCGTTGAGGGAAACGGGGTGGTGGAGTAATTACAAAAAGAGAGTTAGAAACCATTGTATGTGGCCTGGTATTCGATGCAATGCTGGAAGTGTCGTCGATATTGATCTTAGTGGCCATGGTCTGAATGGGGGCATAACACCTCAAATAGGAGCACTTTCGAAACTCAAGCTCCTTAACCTGTCTTTGAATAGCCTTACAGGTGAGTTACCTTCTTCACTTGGAAACCTCACTCAATTGGCAGTGCTTGATCTTTCTTATAACTATCTTCATTCCATTCCCTCGGAAATTCAGAACATGGAGAATCTTGTTTCTCTAAATTTGTCTGGTAACTCCATTTTTTTTATGTCTTCCAAAATATTCAACCTTAAAAAGCTAATGACTCTCCACCTCAGAAACTGCCGCCTCAGTGGTACCATTCCACCAAATATTGGAGAGCTAGAGAGTATGGTTAATCTTGATCTCTCAAACAATTGGTTTTTTGGTCCAATCCCATCATCTATCAGCAACTTAACCAATCTTGCCTCGTTGTTCCTTCAAAGCAACCAACTTGATGGATCCATTCCAGAAGATATTGGGAGACTAACGAATTTGGTTGCACTGAATCTATCCCCCAGTTATCTTTTTGGTCCAATCCCATCTTCTGTCAGCAACTTAACCAATCTTGCCCCGTTGTCCCTTCAAAGAAACCAACTTAATGGATCCATTCCAGAAGATATTGGGAGACTAACGAATTTGGTTGAATTAGATCTATCATCCAATAAGCTTTCAGGTCACATCCCTTCCTCTCTAGGTCAGTTAACAAAATTGGAATCTCTTTATCTCTACCATAATCAAATTAGTAGTTTTATCCCTCCAAATTTGGGTAGTTTATCCAATTTATGGTATCTATCCATGGCTTCGAATCTTTTGGAAGGTCCTATACCCCATGAAATTGAGAGTTTGAAGGCTTTAAAATGCTTAGATCTCTCGGACAATAAATTGAGTGGATCCATTCCAACTCAGATTGGTAATTTGTCAAATTTAACATACTTAATTTTGGCAAACAATTACTTGAGTGTAAGGATTCCCCTGCAAATTTGTTACTTATCACTATACCAGCTTGATCTAAGCCATAACTTTATTGGTGGAGACATACcttctcaactctttaaccttTCTCATTCCACAAACATTGATATTAGCCATAACCTTCTCCAAGGAGTGATACCTTCCCAGTTTGGGAGTTTAACTCAATTAAGGGTTTCCAGATTTCCCAACATTGATCTCAGTCGAAATAATCTAATGGGCATGATTCCCCGAATTTCCATTTGTTGa
- the LOC121205964 gene encoding MDIS1-interacting receptor like kinase 2 has protein sequence IGTGGYGSVYRAVLPSGKVVALKKLHRLEAEQPAYDTSFRNEIKFLTEIRHKNIVKLHGFCLHNRCMFLIYEYMEKGSLFYALSIDEEAVELDWTKRVNIVKGVAHTLSYMHHDCNPPIVHRDISSNNILLNSEMEAVIADFGTARLLDPDSSNRTVIVGTYGYIAPELAYSLVVTEKCDVYSFGVLALEILMGKHPGELLSTLSSSSSCVQNFMLNEILDPRLSTPRSQKMAGDIAFIAVIAFACLRPRPKARPTMKLVSQEFLHIKSPIAMPLHEISLIELKNHEMFMSDENHK, from the exons ATTGGAACGGGTGGTTATGGCAGTGTTTACAGAGCAGTCTTACCAAGTGGCAAAGTTGTTGCCTTAAAAAAACTCCACCGATTGGAAGCGGAGCAACCGGCTTACGACACAAGTTTCCGAAATGAGATCAAGTTTTTAACAGAAATACGACACAAGAACATCGTCAAGCTCCACGGATTTTGTCTCCACAACCGTTGCATGTTcttgatttatgaatatatggAAAAGGGAAGCTTGTTTTATGCCTTGAGCATTGATGAGGAAGCTGTGGAATTGGATTGGACCAAAAGAGTGAACATTGTCAAAGGTGTCGCACATACTCTATCTTACATGCATCATGATTGCAACCCTCCAATTGTTCATCGAGACATCTCAAGCAATAACATTTTGTTGAACTCTGAAATGGAAGCTGTTATTGCTGACTTTGGGACTGCAAGACTTCTTGATCCTGATTCATCTAATCGAACTGTAATTGTTGGGACGTATGGATATATTGCCCCAG aaCTTGCTTATTCGTTGGTCGTGACCGAAAAATGTGATGTTTATAGTTTTGGAGTGTTGGCATTGGAAATATTGATGGGAAAGCATCCTGGTGAattattgtcaacactatcatcatcatcatcttgtGTCCAAAATTTCATGCTAAATGAAATTTTGGACCCTCGATTATCAACCCCGAGAAGTCAAAAAATGGCAGGAGACATTGCTTTTATTGCTGTCATTGCTTTTGCATGCTTACGACCTAGACCCAAAGCTCGACCAACAATGAAATTAGTGTCTCAAGAATTCCTACACATCAAGTCTCCAATTGCAATGCCTCTTCATGAAATATCATTGATCGAACTTAAGAATCATGAGATGTTTATGAGCGATGaaaatcacaaataa